The DNA segment ACCGCAAGAATCATCAATACAACGATGATGGCGACACCCTGCTGTTTCGCCGCCTTTGGTAAAGAGAGCGTCGATACGTTAGCCATCGTCCTCTCCTCCCGATGAATTCAACTGACCACCTGAGGTGAGGTAGATACGTTCAATCTCACCGTAGTCTTCTAGCTCCAGCCTTACCGAGACTGCGCGTGGCAGTCGATTACTCACCGTCCACTCTGTTAGCCACTCTGAGCCGTTGTAAAAACGCACATCAAAGCTCTCAACCCCGGTGAGCAGTGGCGCGACAATCGGCTCTTGCCCGACCGGTGTGTCAGGGTAGCGCCACCAAGCACGCTCAAGCACTTGCTCTTGGGTGCGATACCCCACTTTCGTCACCTCACCACGAGGAAACTGCTGCTCTGGGTTGTGCCAACCCAAACGAGTAAACACTAGCCCTTTGGTATCGGAATCAAGCAGATAGTCTTGCCAAAACAACAGCGCAGAACTGGGCTCTTCGCCATTGGTGCGCATGGTTCGCGTCGCCATTTGACGAAAATCGTTGTCCATCATGACCAGAGCACGTTGTAGCTCTTTAAGGCGCTCGCTGCTGCGCAGTGACACCTCGTTACTTTGCTGTACTTGGTTAAGTACTTGGTATGCTCCCACGCTCAAGCTGGCGAAGATGGCAATCGCTACCAGCACCTCGATCAGGGTGAAGCCGTGCTGTGTTGCTCTACGGTTCATCACTTTACGGGACATAGCTTCGCACCGTAACGACTGGTGAGCTGTCTTTGTTGGCTGCAACACTGACATCAAATGCTTTGAGTAAATTATCTGACGTCTTTACGGGTGCAACCTGCCAATACCAGGTTCGCCCTGCCAGCTCTTCTGTGCCTTTTTGCGCTTTGAGCTTGCTTGGCTCTAGCATCACCTTCGCCATCTGGTTATCCACCACCATCGCAGCAAAGGTTTTCTCTTCTAAATAGCTCAATGTATTAATGTGCTGGCTGACCGAACGAATAACCGCAATGGCGGCCGTGGCAAATATCGTCAATGCCACCAGCACTTCTAATAAGGTCATGCCCGAAGATTTACGTTTCATCGTTCATCTCCCGGCGCAGCTTCACCTGGTGCCAATCGATGAATCACACCGTTTTCCGCCACAATAATTCGCCAGTTGTCATCATTGACCGGCTCATTGTTGGCAAGCACATGCAGGCTGAAAGGCGTAATCTCACCACTGGACAAAATAAAGATCTGTGGTGGGCGTGGTTTGCGATCCTTTTCAACATCTGCAAACATATCTTCATCAAACAAGGAGCCAGGATTGAACAGGCTATCGTTGTTTGACCAAACATCACCACCAAGAGTCATCTCCATCATCAAACTCTCTGGCAGAGTAATTTCATTCGCCATGCCATCAAGCTCCATCGCTTTCCAGCCATCATCACCCAAAGACATTAGGTGAATGCGATTCTGTTTTTCGTCTATGCGCAGGCCGTAGTTTTGCCCACTGAGCAACGCTTCGTCATTGAGCAGCTGTAGCTGCAGAAACAGGCGCTGACTCTCTTCTTTCGCTTGATCTTCCGTTGAGCTGACAAAGGTAGAGATGACAGCAACCGCACTGACAGAAACCAGCACTAATACAAGAAGCAGCTCTAGTAGTGTAAAGCCATTATGGCGATTCAACTTACTCGGATTTGAGGCAAAAAACACAATCACACTCTGAAGGTTGGGGTAAGTAAAGACTTACCCCAAATAATCAATTTATTGGAAATCTTGTAGATTCCAGTTACCGATATCGGCCGCAGCACCTTCGCCACCTTCTTGACCATCTGCACCTAAAGTGAAGATATCAATCGTGCCGTTATCGCCAGGGCTTAGGTATTGGTAATCATTACCCCATGGGTCTTTTGGTAGACGACGAATGTAGCCATTGTCACGGTAGTTGCGTGGCTCAGGGTTGCTTGGCTTAGTCACTAGCGCTTCTAGGCCTTGGTCTGTTGTTGGGTACACGCTATTATCTAGCTTGTACATATCAAGAGCGTTCTCCAGTGCAACGATGTCAGTGATCGCTTTCTGTTGGTCTGCTTTCTCTTTGTTACCAAGTAGGTTTGGCACAACAAAGCTTGCCAAGATACCTAGGATAACCACAACCACCATTACCTCTAGTAGGGTAAAGCCTGATTGTTTCTTTAGTTTGTTTCTCATTTTTTTCTCCAAAAACAACACTATCAAGACCTGAGATAGGTCTGGAAATTCAAAATTCTTCCCACAAAACGGAAAGAGAAAAATCGTTAGCCGCTCATTAGGTTGTTCATTTCTAGAATTGGCATCATGGTTGCCATCACGATGAACAACACCAAC comes from the Vibrio astriarenae genome and includes:
- the gspJ gene encoding type II secretion system minor pseudopilin GspJ: MNRRATQHGFTLIEVLVAIAIFASLSVGAYQVLNQVQQSNEVSLRSSERLKELQRALVMMDNDFRQMATRTMRTNGEEPSSALLFWQDYLLDSDTKGLVFTRLGWHNPEQQFPRGEVTKVGYRTQEQVLERAWWRYPDTPVGQEPIVAPLLTGVESFDVRFYNGSEWLTEWTVSNRLPRAVSVRLELEDYGEIERIYLTSGGQLNSSGGEDDG
- the gspI gene encoding type II secretion system minor pseudopilin GspI; this encodes MKRKSSGMTLLEVLVALTIFATAAIAVIRSVSQHINTLSYLEEKTFAAMVVDNQMAKVMLEPSKLKAQKGTEELAGRTWYWQVAPVKTSDNLLKAFDVSVAANKDSSPVVTVRSYVP
- the gspH gene encoding type II secretion system minor pseudopilin GspH, which encodes MNRHNGFTLLELLLVLVLVSVSAVAVISTFVSSTEDQAKEESQRLFLQLQLLNDEALLSGQNYGLRIDEKQNRIHLMSLGDDGWKAMELDGMANEITLPESLMMEMTLGGDVWSNNDSLFNPGSLFDEDMFADVEKDRKPRPPQIFILSSGEITPFSLHVLANNEPVNDDNWRIIVAENGVIHRLAPGEAAPGDER
- the gspG gene encoding type II secretion system major pseudopilin GspG — its product is MRNKLKKQSGFTLLEVMVVVVILGILASFVVPNLLGNKEKADQQKAITDIVALENALDMYKLDNSVYPTTDQGLEALVTKPSNPEPRNYRDNGYIRRLPKDPWGNDYQYLSPGDNGTIDIFTLGADGQEGGEGAAADIGNWNLQDFQ